The Methanocalculus natronophilus genome includes the window GATCTTAGTAAACTAAAATCAATACATGAAAAAATAAAAGAGTATAAAAAAATCATTATTTTACCACACGCGAGACCCGATGGCGATTGTATGGGGACTGCGTTTGGATTAAAAGACATTATTGAATCAACATATCCTGAAAAAGCGGTTTACGTTAGCGGAGAATCATCAGACTTTACACAGTTTATTGGAACCCTTGATGAGATTGAAGATGAGGTTTTTAAAGGGGCGCTTGTTATTGCGGTAGATACCGGCAATAAAGAACGCATTGCCGATCAACGTTATGACCAAGGGGACTTTTTAATTAAAATTGATCATCATATATTAGTGNNNNNNNNNNGATATTGAATACGTAGACACCTCTAGACCGGCAGCGGCTTTGATTATTTTAGATTTCTATAAAGCGTTTAAAG containing:
- a CDS encoding DHH family phosphoesterase, with the protein product DLSKLKSIHEKIKEYKKIIILPHARPDGDCMGTAFGLKDIIESTYPEKAVYVSGESSDFTQFIGTLDEIEDEVFKGALVIAVDTGNKERIADQRYDQGDFLIKIDHHILV